A part of Nitrospira sp. genomic DNA contains:
- a CDS encoding type II toxin-antitoxin system HicA family toxin, with the protein MSRWPSTQASRVLSGLLRIGWQIKRTTGSHKILQRTGWPDVVFAFHDRDEIGPRMLARLSKVTGLTPEDL; encoded by the coding sequence ATGAGCCGTTGGCCGTCGACTCAAGCTTCTCGCGTTCTCTCCGGACTCCTCCGCATCGGTTGGCAGATCAAACGAACGACCGGTTCTCATAAAATTCTACAACGGACTGGATGGCCCGATGTCGTTTTCGCTTTTCATGATCGCGACGAGATCGGTCCGCGTATGTTGGCCCGCCTCTCCAAGGTGACAGGTCTTACACCAGAAGACCTGTGA
- a CDS encoding pyridoxamine 5'-phosphate oxidase family protein — protein MALKYLELAMTEAVRRAQNHYYGRAMKIAGAPERDPLGQAEAEFLAERDSFYLGSISETGWPYIQHRGGPKGFLRMVNETTLAFADYKGNRQLLTTGNVSVNDRVALFLMDYQNRARLKILGHARVEDARAHPELVAQLADQTMQSSVERLVFIDVVSFDWNCPKYITPRYSAEEVEAYVGPLKSRIAKLETQLSRMNP, from the coding sequence ATGGCGTTGAAATACTTGGAGCTGGCGATGACGGAAGCCGTACGCCGAGCACAGAACCACTACTACGGAAGGGCCATGAAGATTGCAGGGGCTCCCGAACGAGACCCGCTGGGACAAGCCGAAGCTGAGTTTCTTGCAGAGCGGGACAGCTTCTATCTGGGTTCGATCAGCGAAACCGGGTGGCCCTATATTCAGCATCGTGGCGGGCCCAAGGGATTCTTGCGGATGGTCAACGAGACGACGCTGGCCTTTGCCGACTACAAAGGCAATCGACAGCTGCTCACGACCGGCAACGTTTCAGTGAACGATCGTGTGGCACTGTTTCTCATGGATTACCAGAACCGAGCGCGCTTGAAGATTCTTGGTCATGCCCGTGTGGAAGATGCTCGCGCCCATCCAGAACTCGTCGCACAACTCGCTGATCAAACAATGCAGTCGAGTGTTGAGCGGCTCGTCTTTATCGATGTCGTCTCCTTCGACTGGAACTGTCCCAAGTACATCACGCCACGATATTCGGCGGAAGAGGTCGAAGCGTATGTGGGTCCGCTCAAGAGCCGGATTGCCAAGCTCGAGACTCAACTGTCTCGGATGAACCCATAA
- a CDS encoding GAF domain-containing protein: protein MDNPHSSVPSHPSHDALEQITLQMASSLDLQQVLTTITQGLVDELDGAFARIWLLGPGDLCAECYKAANCTNRARCLHLEASTGLYTDLNGEYRRIPLGALKIGKIAQGFGPMQTNDVLGDDRLPNKQWMTDNGLRSFAGYPLKFRWELLGVIAMFGRRPLSEQEFERLAIFANQAAIAIKNAQLFTEVAQLKTRLEAENLYLREEIKLDHNFEEIVGESPSIKAVLRQIEQVAPMDSTVLIRGDTGTGKELLARAIHNLSPRKARSLVKVNCGAIPANLVESELFGHEKGSFTGALQRRIGRFELADGGTIFLDEVGELPLDAQVKLLRVLQEREVERVGSGHSTKVDVRVIAATNRDLHAAVKAGSFRADLLYRLNVFPIEVPPLSARASDIPLLVNRFVAKFSHKMGKKIDGVSQSTMDRLMKYSWPGNIRELENVIERAMILANGPMLQIDEVMLQGKSTPLLPVADSLEEVERGHILRILQDMNWVIEGKQGAATRLGLHPNTLRSRMQKLGIKKPLPTA from the coding sequence ATGGACAATCCCCATTCTTCGGTTCCTTCCCACCCATCTCACGACGCATTGGAGCAGATTACCCTCCAGATGGCATCGAGTCTGGATTTGCAGCAAGTCCTGACTACCATCACGCAAGGACTCGTAGATGAACTCGATGGCGCCTTCGCCCGTATCTGGCTGTTAGGTCCCGGCGATCTCTGTGCCGAGTGTTACAAAGCGGCAAACTGCACGAATCGGGCTCGTTGCCTGCACCTTGAAGCAAGCACGGGGCTCTACACCGACCTCAACGGAGAATATCGCCGTATTCCGCTGGGGGCGCTCAAGATCGGAAAGATTGCGCAAGGCTTTGGACCGATGCAGACGAACGATGTGCTCGGCGACGACCGCCTGCCAAACAAACAGTGGATGACGGATAACGGCCTCCGCTCCTTTGCCGGCTACCCGCTGAAGTTCCGCTGGGAACTGCTCGGCGTGATTGCGATGTTCGGGCGACGGCCATTGAGCGAACAAGAGTTCGAGCGCTTGGCGATCTTTGCCAACCAAGCCGCCATTGCGATCAAGAACGCGCAACTCTTTACAGAAGTTGCACAGCTCAAAACTCGACTTGAGGCGGAGAATCTCTATCTTCGTGAGGAGATCAAACTTGACCATAATTTTGAGGAGATCGTCGGTGAGAGCCCGAGCATCAAGGCTGTGCTCCGACAGATCGAACAGGTCGCACCGATGGATTCGACGGTCCTGATTCGTGGAGATACAGGAACCGGGAAAGAACTGCTGGCCAGGGCCATTCACAACCTGAGCCCGCGAAAAGCTCGTTCGCTAGTGAAGGTCAACTGCGGAGCGATCCCCGCAAACCTGGTCGAAAGTGAGCTCTTTGGCCATGAGAAGGGATCGTTCACGGGAGCATTACAACGCCGCATCGGCCGATTTGAGTTGGCGGACGGTGGGACCATCTTCCTGGACGAAGTCGGAGAGTTACCGCTGGACGCACAGGTCAAGCTTCTACGGGTGCTACAAGAAAGGGAGGTTGAACGGGTCGGCAGCGGCCATTCAACCAAAGTCGATGTCCGAGTCATTGCTGCGACGAATCGAGACCTTCATGCAGCGGTGAAGGCCGGTTCCTTCCGGGCCGATCTTTTGTATCGACTGAACGTGTTCCCGATCGAGGTGCCACCTCTGTCCGCCCGTGCCTCTGATATCCCACTCTTGGTCAACCGATTTGTCGCCAAGTTCTCACACAAGATGGGCAAGAAGATTGACGGGGTGTCGCAATCGACTATGGATCGCCTCATGAAATACTCCTGGCCTGGTAACATCCGGGAGTTGGAAAATGTCATAGAACGGGCCATGATTCTCGCGAACGGACCGATGCTTCAGATCGACGAGGTGATGCTTCAGGGGAAATCCACCCCGCTGTTGCCAGTCGCCGATTCACTGGAAGAGGTGGAACGAGGCCACATCCTCCGCATCCTTCAAGACATGAACTGGGTCATCGAAGGGAAACAGGGCGCCGCGACTCGACTTGGTCTCCATCCCAACACCCTTCGATCCCGGATGCAAAAGCTCGGCATCAAGAAACCTCTCCCCACCGCCTAG
- a CDS encoding type II toxin-antitoxin system HicB family antitoxin, translating into MAKVTQFKIELEQEEDGRWIGEVPSLPGVMAYGQTKGAALAAVQALALRAMADRLEHDEAVPEELLNVSFIAA; encoded by the coding sequence ATGGCGAAGGTTACTCAATTCAAAATCGAGTTAGAACAAGAGGAAGATGGCCGCTGGATTGGCGAGGTCCCGTCACTCCCTGGCGTGATGGCCTATGGGCAAACGAAAGGTGCTGCGCTTGCGGCTGTCCAAGCCTTGGCTCTTCGTGCAATGGCCGATCGCCTCGAACATGACGAGGCGGTACCTGAGGAGCTGCTGAACGTCTCGTTTATTGCGGCATGA
- a CDS encoding nuclear transport factor 2 family protein has protein sequence MSPLDQSRPPFPPFDRASAAQKVRMAEDAWNTRNPETVSLAYSADSQWRNRSEFLTGRDAIVQFLARKWSHELDYRLIKELWTYHDNRIAVRFAYEWHDDSGNWFRSYGNENWEFDDNGLMRRRLASINDLPITEPERKYHWPLGRRPDGHPCLSDLGL, from the coding sequence ATGAGCCCTCTCGACCAATCCAGGCCTCCATTTCCCCCCTTCGATCGTGCATCCGCAGCCCAGAAAGTTCGCATGGCAGAGGATGCGTGGAATACGCGCAACCCCGAAACGGTGTCGTTGGCCTACAGTGCCGATAGTCAGTGGCGAAATCGTTCAGAGTTCCTAACGGGACGAGACGCTATCGTTCAGTTCTTAGCTCGCAAGTGGAGCCACGAGCTGGACTACCGCTTGATCAAAGAACTGTGGACATACCACGATAACCGAATCGCTGTGCGGTTCGCGTACGAGTGGCACGACGATTCAGGAAATTGGTTCCGATCCTATGGCAATGAAAACTGGGAGTTTGACGACAATGGTCTGATGCGGCGGCGTCTCGCGAGCATCAATGATCTTCCCATCACAGAGCCTGAGCGGAAGTATCACTGGCCACTGGGCAGGCGTCCTGATGGTCACCCTTGCCTCTCAGACCTTGGCCTTTAA
- a CDS encoding DUF1810 domain-containing protein yields the protein MTDGYNLYRFLSAREPVYDTVLDELRAGRKSSHWIWFIFPQIAGLELATKVSLKHLP from the coding sequence ATGACCGACGGCTACAACCTCTACCGCTTCCTCTCCGCCCGAGAGCCCGTCTACGACACAGTCCTTGATGAGCTGCGGGCCGGGAGAAAGTCCAGCCACTGGATCTGGTTCATCTTTCCGCAGATCGCCGGTCTTGAATTGGCAACTAAGGTGAGTCTCAAACATTTACCGTGA
- a CDS encoding DUF1810 domain-containing protein — MNDAYNLHRFLTAQAPTYDTVLAELRAGRKSSHWIWFIFPQIAGLGRSEMAQQFAIGSLDEAKAYLQHSTLGPRLRACTQLVLDVNGRSAEEIFSYPDHLKFRSCMTLFLTAATDNTLFKDALLKYFDGKPDQMTLNILAQQSI, encoded by the coding sequence ATGAACGACGCTTACAATCTCCACCGTTTCCTCACCGCCCAAGCGCCCACCTATGACACAGTCCTTGCTGAGCTGCGGGCCGGGAGAAAGTCCAGCCATTGGATCTGGTTCATCTTTCCTCAGATCGCCGGGCTTGGTCGCAGTGAAATGGCGCAGCAGTTTGCCATTGGCTCACTCGATGAGGCCAAAGCTTATCTGCAACACTCTACCCTCGGCCCCAGGCTCAGAGCCTGTACGCAGCTTGTCCTTGACGTAAATGGTCGCAGCGCTGAAGAGATCTTCTCCTACCCCGACCATCTTAAATTCCGGTCCTGCATGACCTTGTTTCTGACGGCTGCCACCGACAACACCCTCTTCAAAGATGCCCTGCTCAAGTACTTCGACGGCAAGCCCGACCAAATGACGCTGAATATCCTGGCACAGCAATCGATTTAG